A window of Haliscomenobacter hydrossis DSM 1100 contains these coding sequences:
- a CDS encoding NUDIX hydrolase → MDELIAVLTEIKALFNRSLSELSIDCVVFGFHDNQLKVLLLRVKGSDAWSLPGGWIYKTEDVEHAAYRILQERTGLDSIFLQQFHAFGANQRYNGKEVMAKMGLPPEHNFFPERAVSIGYYALVEYSLVEPKTDLFTDECRWWDVAEIPDLLFDHNDIASIALKTLRRQFDYQPIGFNLLPEKFTLIELQKLHETVLGHPLDRGNFQKKMLSYGFLERLEERKTGGAHKAPYLYRFDAKKYEIYLRDNE, encoded by the coding sequence ATGGACGAATTAATTGCGGTATTAACGGAAATCAAAGCATTATTCAATCGATCTTTGAGTGAGTTATCCATAGATTGTGTGGTTTTTGGGTTTCATGACAATCAACTTAAGGTTCTTTTGCTTAGAGTAAAAGGCAGCGATGCATGGTCTTTGCCAGGTGGCTGGATTTACAAAACTGAAGATGTTGAACACGCGGCTTACCGGATTCTTCAAGAGCGTACTGGATTAGACTCTATTTTCCTACAGCAGTTCCATGCATTTGGGGCTAATCAGCGCTACAATGGAAAAGAAGTCATGGCTAAAATGGGCCTGCCTCCAGAGCACAATTTTTTCCCGGAAAGGGCTGTATCCATTGGGTATTATGCTTTAGTGGAGTATTCTTTGGTGGAACCCAAAACTGATTTATTCACCGATGAATGTCGCTGGTGGGATGTAGCCGAAATTCCAGATTTGTTGTTCGACCACAACGATATTGCCAGTATCGCCCTAAAAACCTTACGCCGTCAGTTTGACTACCAGCCCATCGGCTTCAATTTACTTCCCGAAAAATTCACCTTGATCGAGTTGCAAAAACTGCACGAAACCGTTCTTGGTCACCCCCTGGATCGGGGTAACTTTCAAAAGAAAATGCTGAGTTATGGTTTTTTAGAAAGGCTGGAGGAACGTAAAACGGGGGGAGCACATAAAGCGCCTTATTTGTATCGATTTGATGCAAAAAAATACGAAATCTATTTGCGTGACAATGAATAA